Proteins from a single region of Oncorhynchus nerka isolate Pitt River linkage group LG18, Oner_Uvic_2.0, whole genome shotgun sequence:
- the LOC135561544 gene encoding erythroblast NAD(P)(+)--arginine ADP-ribosyltransferase-like, producing the protein MGTDNILTFSVLCVFYALTLSVDTKTVSFPLHGLKSNIPLNMAPDSVDDSYKGCEDKMRGKVHDYYLPKERGENKDFNQAWTAAEDHYTKKGKLSKNYSLAIQVYVTEYSQMFKSFNEATRTQKKSYSTTFQYHSLHFLLTNALRILNKKNKRFQTFRGTNVSFHGVRNTEMRFGQFTSSSLDKKIAGERFGNRSCFEITTYFGAPLGEYASQMAHEKEVLIPPYEVFRITEVLKRKAKKDLWCDVVYKLQSTKKGKSDLKCQMVGPLQGE; encoded by the exons ATGGGGACAGACAACATCCTAACCTTTTCTGTGCTGTGTGTCTTCTATGCTTTGACTCTGAGTGTGGATACAAAGACG GTCAGTTTCCCTCTGCATGGTCTAAAATCCAACATCCCTTTAAACATGGCTCCAGACTCTGTTGATGACTCCTACAAGGGCTGTGAGGATAAGATGCGCGGGAAGGTGCATGACTATTACCTgccaaaagagagaggagagaacaaagaTTTCAACCAGGCTTGGACTGCTGCTGAGGACCATTACACAAAAAAAGGAAAACTGTCTAAAAACTATTCCCTGGCAATCCAGGTGTATGTGACTGAATACTCCCAAATGTTCAAGTCATTCAACGAGGCCACTCGTACTCAAAAGAAGAGCTACAGCACAACATTCCAGTACCACTCCCTGCACTTCCTTCTGACCAATGCTTTACGAATCCTGAACAAGAAAAATAAGCGTTTCCAAACCTTCCGAGGAACCAACGTGTCTTTCCACGGAGTCCGAAATACTGAAATGCGATTCGGACAGTTCACCTCGAGCTCTTTAGACAAGAAAATCGCTGGTGAACGCTTTGGAAATCGCTCCTGTTTTGAGATCACCACCTACTTTGGTGCCCCGCTGGGGGAGTACGCATCTCAGATGGCTCATGAGAAGGAGGTGCTGATTCCCCCCTACGAGGTGTTCAGAATTACAGAGGTGCTGAAGAGAAAAGCCAAGAAAGACCTCTGGTGTGACGTCGTCTACAAATTGCAGAGTACTAAGAAAGGAAAAAGTGACCTGAAATGCCAGATGGTTGGACCACTCCAAGGAGAGTAA